Proteins co-encoded in one Candidatus Pelagibacter sp. RS40 genomic window:
- the amt gene encoding ammonium transporter: MTVTELQALVLKLQSQINQLELTNKGANKALEFRLEAVLQANLDTFWLLICAILVFLMQAGFMCLESGLSRAKSSINVALKNVTDFGISVATFWAFGFALMYGTSVSGLFGSKFFFFTTKVAGYQSFFVFQAMFVATAATIVSGAVAERLKFFSYVIITFITSGIIYPIVGHWVWSLNFSNPDVKTGWLGKLGFIDFAGSSVVHSVGGWVALAVLLIIGNRTGRFQEGKKRTFQGSNTPLAALGALILWFGWFGFNGGANGAMDLRIPLILINTFLAASAGLVLSSIMGIYVMKKPEPMFMITGPIAGLVSITASCAYVEPTEAIIIGSIGGLVSGSGILLLEKIKVDDVVSAVPVHLFAGTWATIAVAIFGDLEAMGIERSMADQLYIQLIGIVSVGAFCFLSAFTIFFIINLLFRLRVNKVEEDMGLNISEHNASTATHELLQVLNKQQETDDFSLRAPQDPFTEAGVIASQYNNIMDKLEQSENQKNIWKNRVSKEIKLAIDVQKRLMPRRTINNFPIEGINIPAREISGDFYDFYQHNDQIYFTLCDVSGKGVNAGMVMARAITLFKIYSKNKFKPNEIHYEMNNDLQQTNPKGVYVTSIVGSYNSKTDVVELSNAGHLPALFKNGNGFHEYESSSLPLGVKKADNSNVYKLESFQLGSGRLYCFTDGFSECRNEKGEEIGIDGVKQLITTFQNTSLKKELLKITKDVEKKSTKGQNFDQSNNQANILEDDLTIIGLGK, encoded by the coding sequence ATGACTGTAACTGAATTACAGGCTCTAGTTTTAAAGTTACAGTCACAAATCAATCAATTAGAATTAACAAACAAAGGTGCAAATAAAGCTCTAGAGTTTAGGCTTGAGGCTGTTCTCCAAGCAAACCTAGACACGTTTTGGCTTTTAATATGCGCTATTCTAGTTTTCTTGATGCAAGCAGGCTTTATGTGTTTAGAGTCTGGGTTATCTAGAGCAAAAAGCAGCATTAACGTAGCCTTAAAAAATGTAACTGATTTTGGAATTTCAGTAGCAACTTTTTGGGCATTTGGTTTTGCATTGATGTATGGAACAAGTGTTTCTGGACTTTTTGGATCTAAATTCTTTTTCTTTACAACTAAAGTTGCTGGATACCAGTCGTTTTTTGTATTTCAGGCAATGTTTGTTGCAACTGCCGCAACAATTGTATCTGGTGCAGTTGCAGAGCGACTTAAATTTTTTTCATACGTAATTATTACATTTATTACCTCTGGAATAATTTATCCTATCGTTGGACATTGGGTGTGGTCATTAAATTTTTCAAACCCCGATGTAAAAACTGGCTGGTTAGGAAAATTAGGATTTATAGATTTTGCAGGGTCTAGCGTGGTTCACTCTGTTGGTGGATGGGTTGCACTTGCAGTATTATTAATTATTGGAAATAGAACAGGAAGATTTCAAGAAGGAAAGAAAAGAACTTTTCAAGGAAGTAATACTCCTTTAGCAGCGCTTGGTGCACTAATTTTATGGTTTGGGTGGTTTGGTTTTAACGGGGGCGCTAATGGTGCAATGGATTTAAGAATACCGTTAATTTTAATAAATACTTTTTTAGCAGCCTCAGCTGGCTTAGTACTCTCAAGTATCATGGGTATTTATGTCATGAAAAAACCAGAACCAATGTTCATGATCACAGGCCCTATTGCTGGTTTAGTATCAATTACAGCATCTTGTGCATATGTTGAACCAACTGAGGCAATTATTATAGGTTCAATTGGAGGTCTGGTATCTGGATCAGGAATTTTATTATTAGAAAAAATTAAAGTGGATGATGTTGTTAGCGCTGTTCCTGTTCATCTATTTGCAGGGACTTGGGCAACCATCGCAGTTGCTATCTTTGGTGACTTAGAAGCAATGGGAATTGAAAGATCTATGGCAGATCAACTTTATATTCAATTAATCGGAATAGTTAGTGTTGGAGCTTTTTGTTTTCTTTCTGCATTTACAATTTTTTTCATAATAAATTTATTGTTCAGATTAAGAGTTAATAAAGTAGAGGAAGATATGGGTTTAAATATTTCTGAACATAACGCCTCAACAGCAACACATGAATTGTTACAAGTTTTAAATAAACAACAAGAAACCGATGATTTTAGTCTAAGAGCTCCACAGGACCCTTTCACAGAAGCAGGAGTAATTGCAAGTCAATACAACAATATAATGGATAAGCTTGAGCAATCCGAAAATCAAAAAAACATCTGGAAAAATAGAGTATCCAAGGAAATTAAACTAGCCATTGATGTTCAAAAGAGGCTTATGCCAAGAAGAACAATTAATAATTTTCCGATTGAGGGAATTAACATTCCAGCAAGAGAAATATCAGGAGATTTTTACGATTTTTATCAACATAATGATCAAATTTATTTTACATTGTGTGATGTGTCAGGAAAAGGAGTGAATGCTGGAATGGTTATGGCTAGAGCTATAACATTATTCAAGATTTATTCTAAAAATAAGTTTAAGCCTAATGAAATTCATTACGAAATGAACAATGACCTTCAACAAACAAATCCAAAAGGTGTTTATGTAACTAGCATTGTTGGATCCTATAACTCAAAGACAGATGTTGTAGAACTTTCAAATGCTGGCCATCTGCCAGCACTATTTAAAAATGGAAATGGTTTTCATGAATATGAATCATCCTCTTTACCTTTGGGTGTAAAAAAAGCTGATAATAGCAATGTATATAAATTAGAGAGTTTTCAGTTAGGCAGTGGAAGATTATATTGTTTTACAGATGGCTTTTCCGAATGCCGAAATGAAAAAGGGGAGGAAATAGGTATAGATGGTGTTAAACAACTAATAACAACATTTCAAAACACTTCTTTAAAAAAAGAACTTTTAAAAATTACAAAAGATGTTGAGAAAAAAAGTACTAAAGGACAAAATTTTGATCAAAGCAATAATCAAGCAAATATTTTAGAAGATGATCTAACTATTATTGGCCTAGGCAAATAG
- a CDS encoding NAD(P)/FAD-dependent oxidoreductase: MSEKSQKIGIVGAGIQGVCNALFLQKKGFQVTLFDRDEPGNAASYGNAGHFSPYASVSLNRTDILTDVPQMLISSRGPLALKWNYVPKMVPWFVRFVANCRKEKMMHTAKYMHQILDQSLPAFDELFQDINLEGLVESKGILYVWTNKSIKSRELEIQIRDELGVKQQLVNPKEIHDLEPNLKPFYDGGVFYDYARHARNPRKILVKLFEKFIEKGGKFLKLNIQNVDFDGELPVLRSEAQRFIFDKLVIACGAFSKRLTDKLHENIPLDTERGYHVHFKGCDHLISRPVVYADRGFGMTPMEQGLRVVGTVEFGGLENPLSKSRIKNLILNAKDMIDGLPEHKDEWLGFRPTLPDFLPVIGPSKNYKNVFYSFGHHHLGWTLGAISGKIVSKMVANENTNLDLQPYSSIRFS, from the coding sequence GTGTCAGAAAAATCTCAAAAAATTGGAATAGTTGGGGCTGGAATACAAGGTGTTTGCAATGCTTTGTTTTTGCAAAAAAAAGGTTTTCAAGTAACTCTATTCGATAGAGATGAACCTGGTAACGCTGCCTCCTATGGAAATGCCGGACATTTTTCTCCTTACGCATCTGTATCTTTAAACAGAACAGATATTTTAACTGATGTTCCTCAAATGCTTATAAGTTCAAGAGGACCTTTAGCACTGAAGTGGAATTACGTTCCAAAGATGGTTCCTTGGTTTGTAAGATTTGTTGCAAACTGTAGAAAAGAAAAAATGATGCATACAGCAAAATATATGCATCAAATATTAGATCAGTCTCTTCCAGCATTTGATGAATTATTTCAAGATATAAATCTTGAAGGTTTAGTTGAAAGCAAAGGAATTTTATATGTTTGGACAAACAAAAGTATAAAAAGTAGAGAGCTTGAAATACAAATTAGAGATGAGCTAGGTGTAAAACAACAATTAGTTAATCCAAAAGAAATTCATGACTTAGAACCAAACTTAAAACCATTTTATGATGGTGGTGTGTTTTATGATTATGCAAGGCACGCAAGAAATCCAAGAAAAATTTTAGTTAAATTATTTGAAAAGTTTATTGAAAAAGGTGGAAAATTTTTAAAACTAAATATTCAAAACGTTGATTTCGATGGAGAGCTACCTGTTTTAAGATCAGAGGCACAAAGATTTATATTTGATAAACTTGTAATTGCATGTGGTGCTTTTTCAAAAAGATTGACAGATAAACTTCACGAAAATATTCCACTCGATACTGAGCGTGGTTATCATGTTCACTTTAAAGGATGTGATCATTTAATTTCACGACCTGTTGTTTATGCAGATCGTGGATTTGGTATGACACCTATGGAACAAGGTTTAAGAGTTGTTGGAACAGTTGAATTTGGTGGATTAGAAAACCCATTATCAAAATCAAGAATTAAAAATTTAATTTTAAATGCAAAAGATATGATAGATGGTCTTCCAGAACATAAAGATGAGTGGTTAGGTTTTAGACCAACGCTTCCAGATTTTTTACCAGTTATAGGACCATCAAAAAATTATAAAAATGTATTTTATTCATTCGGTCATCATCACTTAGGTTGGACATTAGGTGCGATCTCAGGAAAAATTGTGTCTAAAATGGTTGCTAATGAAAATACTAATTTAGACCTTCAACCCTATAGTTCGATAAGATTTTCATAA